The following are from one region of the Buteo buteo unplaced genomic scaffold, bButBut1.hap1.1 HAP1_SCAFFOLD_98, whole genome shotgun sequence genome:
- the CMTM5 gene encoding CKLF-like MARVEL transmembrane domain-containing protein 5, giving the protein MVTWSSKVVLQDRQRVTELLEVERRFSRPGQAGADLVLQEGPPRQAGGDLVLQEGPPRQAGGDLVLQEGPPRQAGGDLVLQEGPPRQAEGDLVLQEGPPRQAEGDLVVCGGQKVLQDRQEVTWSSRKVLQDRQKVTWSSRKVLQDRQEVTWSSRKVLQDRQKVTRLFAGEQKVLQDRQELTWSSKKVLQDRRKALCGAVVGLLAAPAPPTLAPALLQTLAGAAALGGRLLRDPPRLPHGYTPCLDLLRAVSGTIIFFVTALVALAASRDALAATTFTFSLILSFLFAFDAFVTYRTEVAPAVGREPDMDST; this is encoded by the exons GACAGGCAGGAGCTGATTTGGTCCTCCAGGAAGGTCCTCCAAGACAGGCAGGAGGTGACTTGGTCCTCCAGGAAGGTCCTCCAAGACAGGCAGGAGGTGACTTGGTCCTCCAGGAAGGTCCTCCAAGACAGGCAGGAGGTGACTTGGTCCTCCAGGAAGGTCCTCCAAGACAGGCAGAAGGTGACTTGGTCCTCCAGGAAGGTCCTCCAAGACAGGCAGAAGGTGACTTGGTTGTTTGCGGGGGACAGAAGGTCCTCCAGGACAGGCAGGAGGTGACTTGGTCCTCCAGGAAGGTCCTCCAAGACAGGCAGAAGGTGACTTGGTCCTCCAGGAAGGTCCTCCAAGACAGGCAGGAGGTGACTTGGTCCTCCAGGAAGGTCCTCCAAGACAGGCAGAAGGTGACTCGGTTGTTTGCGGGGGAACAGAAGGTCCTCCAGGACAGGCAGGAGCTGACTTGGTCCTCCAAGAAGGTCCTCCAGGACAGGCGGAAG GCGCTGTGTGGGGCGGTGGTGGGGCTGCTggccgcccccgcgccccccaCGCTGGCCCCGGCACTGCTGCAGACCCtggcgggggcggccgccctGGGGGGGCGGCTGCTGCGGGaccccccccgcctgccccacGGCTACACGCCCTGCCTG gaCCTCCTCCGGGCCGTCAGCGGGACCATCATCTTCTTCGTCACCGCTCTGGTGGCCCTGGCCGCCTCCCGGGACGCGTTGGCCGCCACCACCTTC ACCTTCAGCCtcatcctctccttcctcttcgCCTTCGACGCCTTCGTCACCTACCGCACCGAGGTGGCCCCGGCGGTGGGACGGG agCCCGACATGGACTCGACCTAA